aaaagtctttcaatattttgtgGTTCATTCGTATTGTTTGTTGGTTTCACTGTTAATTGTCTCTTCATTTCGGGTCAGATAGTGgacaaatagtttatttaagtgGCTGTCACATTTTTATGCAATTTATGTTGGAAAATCTTAAAGGCTTGCCTTGCAAAAATTACTTGAATATTGATTATATACTATAGGTATGCAGATCTTTATTTGAAAGCCCTTTTTCGTGACACTCTGCTGCATGCTATGAAGATTATTGCCAAATACTCGTAACAACTGAAAGAAGTTTCATCTGCAGTTCAAAAATGCGTAagataaatactaaaaaaaaaatttaaaaataatattttacacaattttacttattttttataaaaatcggaactttgatataataataaaacatgtttctAAAAACGAAGCTGTAGAAAAAGGcataacaaaaaccaaaaaacaaatattagtatacccgtaatatattgttaatttgaacaaaaaaaaacttttccttTCAGCATTAATTGCTCTTGACAGTTGAAGTGGATTCACTCGGCGCTTTACAAAGACACTTAATAATTCAAAAATGTACTAGTAATATTCTTGTGCCTTTTCACGGCATATTTGCTCCTTAAATAGCGTGAAATAGTGCTTGGAAAGATCTAATATTAGCGTTGCTATTTGTTTAGTGAAGTAAACAATTAGGagttaaataaatcaaagattcttactaaaaataaaaataaatgtttttagttttattgtagtgaagtttttgaaaagttatttgaaaaataaatttatttttgtctaaatAAATGTCCAACCCTTGATACTCCATAGCGTGTAGGAAATGTATCGCGATTGAATACATTCTTGTTTGTACATTGCAACGTTTTTTAGATATCCGATATTGAAAGATTGTAAAGTTGTTCTTCTTCAAGTTAAAGGTCAATTGgaaattaatattctttttattttagaaccGTATTTAACCTGATCAAAGAAAATGAgagctttattatatttttaataagcttAACAACAGAAATGATTTAGTTAACGTTCCAGACCGTAGacgaaatttaaattttaataggaaaatattttaaaatcggtCAATAAACTTAATTCAATTATGATCAGTGCAAGCAAATAGCTGCTCTCGTCGATGATTGCATATCTGAGCTCTTAGGGGATGAGACCATGGGATCGTAAGTTCTAGTGCTCAAAAATCTTTCGGGAAATCAGACACCAACTGATCAACGCGACACGTGACACGTTTGATACGTCATTTATTGTAACTGTAAATCGTAAAACGAGAACTAAACCGATATAATTACTTGTTTACTTTGCTTAACTTTCTAGCCATGTTATTTAGGACGTGGTTTTCGACTtacttattgaaaattattttgtgaacaTATCATCATATCATAATAGTCCACTCAAAAAAGCcagtgtagagtgcgtgagcgggatcctaagcaatttcttcagaaattggttcaggatgcttagagaataaaaatactaaaaagattccattttttagtttttcactaatatctttaaaacggttcatCGTAGAGAAAAGGTGACTTCTATGACACTCACTCATGATctaaaaacattcattttaactatttcggagcgtgatgctcgaaaactgatgagaatttcgataaagtgtgtataacaaaagttgtagacaattttatcagcTTTCATTATGTACAAGTTACTTTTTCTCTACGatgaaccgttttaaagatattagtgaaaaactaaaaaattgaacctttaaccccctccccccactccggTGCCCCCCCcagaggcggggatttttagtatgtttattctctaagcatcctgaaccaatttctgaagaaattgcctaggatccctctcacgcattctacacccgcttttggagtaGGTACTCTTTGAGTTGACTATAAAGAGTGTTTTCCATTACAAAGTTTTATCACAATTATAATTTGACCAAACTATACAAGTGAGTTAccttataaaaacaacaaaaaatgcCGTCTAGAAAAGTAATAGCATCAATAGTAGTGTCAAAATTCAAGTCGTTCTGCAAACACTCCACACTCCACGGCGTTTACTACTTCTATAAGGCTTCGAGCTGGTTCATACATTTACTATGGGTGTTGATCATCGCACTGAGTATGGGACTGTGCTGTTTCCTCGGCCATATGATCTGGGAGAAGTATGTTATTGATCCTACTTTGACTGTGGTGAGTTGTActtgtaattacttttttattccaATTGTTAATGAGGTTATTGATCATACACATCACAAAATCCAGTGAAAATAAAGATTTACGGCGCGTTGAATTTTGTGCTTGATCAAAAACTATATAGCTCAGGTGCTAAGTACGGTCATCCTAAAAGGAGAAAATAGGTTTAACGAATACTTCTTTGATACTTCCTTAAGGCAGTAACATatagaacaaaaaatacataattttttgttCTAGATGTTACTGTCACATATTATTAGATGCTCATCTAAAACCTTACTCCTACTATTTTCAAAAGTCTACTTCTACTCTTCATAACGTGCAGATAAAACTTGCACTTCATAACaatttcacataaatattttattgtgcaaCCAAAACGACACGCAATTAAAAGGCAACCACCGTACCTTATCACCGCACACAGCTTCATTTATTCAACTCTAATACATAAGTAAACGCCAACACATCGACAATTGCCTCGTGTATAATAAAAACTGACCTCTACCtgtcaaatatttcaaatcaacATTTTCACACAAATATATATACAAGGCAAGCCTTTTGTATGAAAGAACATATTCTTCAATGAAATACCGCTGACAGATGTGCTATCAGAATTCAATATCATCAAAGAGCCTTCGGAGAATGCTTCGTTGGaactttgttcaacaatattggtatattttgatattaatatatttgatgAAGTTTTAAGGCTTGAATTACGGCAGTCTtgaagaaattgaaaaattattggaACAGAACGTAGATGAGTTTGATTTTAAAGACgaaaagttatttgtgtattcgTTTGTTTATTGAACTATTGTTATTGATTGACATAATAGTATAGTTATTACGAAACGGATAATGGTGATGAAAGTTTCTATTCTCATACTTGTACTTAAAAATTTGTAGAATTTTCGAAATATGTCTTTGAAACTGTGATTTTTGGTAAGACttactttgttaatattaaaggaaattaatacaaaaggcaaaaaaataaacaatgcttatattttttcgttCTCGAGATACACTACTAATAACTACTACTTAACCATTGCGCGTAGGATgacatctatttatttttaaactgccTGGCAAGAAAAACTAGtagcaaatttttatttttacacgtgTTCAACCAATTTCAGTTTCAACATAACCCAAAAAAGTGCTTACAAAAATGAATCCTAAATACCCAAGacgtttcaaagaaaataaaaggcaTACAAATCTTTGGAACCTGAAATTCCTATACGAAACATATCTTTGTAAGGCCTCTTTCATAACAAAGGAGTGTGAATATGTGAATACTAAGTACCTTCTTATGTAATACTGATATTGAAACGTTAGCTGAcaggctttatttattttaagtaactgTATTTTGCTAGACTAATAGAGTCCGACAACATTGTAGAGAGTACTTTAGTTGTGTCGGAGATATAGAATTACTTGCAAGCCTTTGGAGTTAATGGTGGCATGTTCGGTACAGTCGCTAGTTTTTAGAAATACAAagaattgttaataatattatagttatatCATGCAAGCCAATGCTCCCTACTAAGTTGTGGGAATATAGTCTAGTAGAtcagtgtttttattgttgaagAAACATCCTTGTGATATTGTTGTGAGCAAATCATATGTTAATGGTGTAACAAAAAACGGTatgatattttaagaaatagaaAACAGGTTGATAGCGTTGATAAAATTcatctttattttgttatcaaagCACCAAATTTAATGTTAGGTTTCAAGTCTAGTTCTTTGAAAGCTAACACTAAATTAGGCAAAAACCTAGTGAAATACTGCCCCATTTAGATAAGACATGGGTAACAGCTATTGAACACGAAATACTACCATTGGTTCTTGATCAGCTTTGGAATAGGGATGAGTTCAATTTACTTTACTACTTGCTAGTTTCTGGAAATCCACACCCGAACTCGGCAAAATTTTAATACGTAATGCACAGTCTTTGTAATCAAGCCATCAatgtatattatacttattaatttaattctcaAGCATGGTATGAGCATGATTTTTAATGGGTAAGACCCGGTTCCTTGGACATTGATCAAATAGGTTATCagattgttgtttgtttgtcgtatggttagtggtaaacctagtgtcaaagttgtttaagccgcccgagaggcctttgacgtggcttaacgactgttatcttagtagacaacaaccaggaccgacttttaacgtgccccccaaacacggagacgcccagctcaaataccactatgcggtcacccatctatggaatgaccgcgctaagggttgcttgacccacagatcgtttaccgtccggtgagcgcaactggctatggtcGCCTTCCTTTTCAGATGATATGATGATACTTTCAGTTTTCATAGATTTACTATCTTTATTTACCAGatagattatattatcttaCATTTACCCCTTCTTATgcctaaaaaaaaaatatttatctatgtCTTAAGTATCAAATTAATGATAATACCGTCTTTTTAGGTGGAAACAACTCATTACCCGATGATAAAGATCGAGTTTCCAGCAGTAACTGTGTGTGACAGCGAGAAGGTGTTCATGCCGAAGACAGCAGAGATCAATGCACTATTGTAAGTGATACACCTTGTTAAATGTTTACcgacgtttatcatagtttttaACTGGTGAAAGGAATTTATCAGACTAGGACTAAaggttgtgttattttattttgtgtcgatctttttgctattttttagtAATGTCAAAAATATGACGGAGTCTTTTGtccatttcaaaataattttggttCACAATAACTTGGCGTGATAGCTGTCTTACTGAAAAATATGTTCCAATTTCGACAGTTCAGTTAATTGTAAAACTATTTCGTAAGTCACCCCAACCCGAAACATACATGTGCTTCAATTTTgtcaaattattgttataaatcatGAAGGTGAGAAATGCAtaacgatattttattatgatcaaTGTATTAGTCTCAATGAAGTCAGTCCTTGGACAGTTTTCTTCCAACTTTAAGATCTACgtaaattactttgtttttttcaaCTTCAGGAATCACGAACTATTTTTTACTATTGTAGGCTTCTACGCGGTTTCAACCAGTCAGAAATAAACGAATTCTACAAAAGTTTCAGAGATGTCATGTATCAGGATTATCAACCTGAACCTTATGTTAAGAAGATGCATTCCGTTCTTGAAGACCTTGGATACTCACTGAATGTGTTATTAGAAATGGTAAGGTTAGATTAACAATTTGTAAGTcacagaaataatattatttacggCAGTTTTTGATTCATACCCTACCTGTAGCGTGATTGTGAAAACTTGATACTGGGATATTGGTACTCtggtgttttatattttatacaagctgacccgcgcaacttcgcttgcgtcacataagagagaatgggtcataattttccctgtttttgtaacattttttactggtactctgcttctattggtcgtagcgtgattatatatagccttcctcgatgaatgggctatctaacagtgaaataatatttcatatagggccagtagttcctgagattagcgcgttcaaacaaacaaacaaacaaacaaactagcaatcaaacaaacaaactcttcagctttataatattacaataacaatattacaatattagtgtagattacATTTACTTCAGATTTGTTTGGCGCTTTTAGAATGTGGACGTGTGTTTTAATTCTATTAAGATTGTTATACAAAAAAACGATATTTTACACATTTCCCACCCACAAAACGTATttggattttgtattttttatttctaaaaatcaataatataccCAACTTTTTTTCTGTCTACGtaaagaataaagaaaacaaacatcTTGTCTCTAAAATAAACCACATAATAGGATTTCATGTTAGAGCTACAATTATTGTTGtcaaaataagataaaaaacgttttaaagcTTATTAAACCTATGTAAGTCTTTAGGTaagggacctagccggtgggtcgacttttacagcgaccccgacGGGTTTACCTGACGGAAAAAAAAGTAGCAACAGCCTTGTATAAGtcctttaagaaaataatttacaatacaaGATTGTGTTCTCACAGTCTGTCAGGTTTTAATGTAAGGCTTACTTGTGTTCCAATCTGTGTTCAAGGACTTTAATTCCTTTGTTTCTTGTATCAAGCGATTTTGTAGGCTTTCAAACATGTCTGTCGTAATCTTTTAAGTAAATTTCtgttagtaaatatattatgattatggTAGAGTTACGAGCAGAAGgacatttttaatttctatttcgGGAAGAAAATGTTTTCGTTTTTTAAGAAATGAACAAATAGTATAACTTTTTTCGTattcatattacatttttattggcttaaaaactaaattattttactaaataaattaaatttctatcACCTGTTACCAAACCTAGATATTTAAGAtgttatagtttaaataaatttatcccaTCCAAAAACTTTGCAGTAAATTGCTATTCAAAAGCCCATTATTTTTCAGTTCAAAAGACCATGCAGTGATATGATAATAGAATGCAACTGGAGATCCAGACCATACAATTGTTCGGACATGTTCAGACCTGTCCATACCTTGGCTGGGCATTGCTGTCAGTTTGATATACCGTATTTCAAGTAAGAGCTGCAATTATGTCGTTTacgagaaaaatatatttgacataTCTTATTTGTACGTCTTTTATTTACTTCAGGGAAAATAATGACATTCAAGCAAACTACATATCGGGAATGGATTCATCCGAAGCGTTAGACATCGTCGTCATGCGTCCCTTAGAATTGGTTGATCCAGAAGAAACACATGGCTATGCTGTGGTGagttatatacaaaaaaacacatGTGGGACAACAGATTGAAACgaagatgaaaaaaaatacagtatgtAGATTAAGtaccattaaaaataacttaagacGTGTGGCTTGTCATGGTCGATAGAGAtagggagagagagagagagagagagagagagagagagaaagataGAGAAGTAATAAGTTTAATCCTATACTTGGCCTGCCCCCTCTCCGAACGCTACGCACTATTTCAAAAGAGCCTCCTTTACCTAGGGTTGCtatccgtccgggtttccccggatttgtcctagtttagagggcatccggggagcgtctgtggaaggtttcatttgtagaccgggttttaaaaaattaataaataaaaaaaatttgggCCGCCAGCGAGACACgcactatgctcgcacaccacgatcaaccgacgcACAAGTATATTCAACGTtcccccactcctcccgtcgcggttgctcttcttgttgacatgtccggcttcTGGGCTCTAAAATTcggggttttcacgcgtcttatccggttttccaaattttaaagATGGCAACCCTACCTTTAGCCAGTCTACCGCGCGGTAAGGAACTTCGTTCCAATAATAAAGGTAGAAATGTTTCACATGTAATTTGAACTACAAAGTAAAACTTTGTATGCAGATTTAACGAGGAGAGTATGTTAGTATGTTGTCAAAGGTGATAAACAAAGGCAACTTGAGTAGACTGAACAAAAGGAAGTACcgtattctaatattttttaaaatataaaaagatttgatttgatttgatttgatataaaatgataATCCAATGATAAactatgttattatgtattataatatttagggcaaaaccttattaaaataaatcttttggtatacctttttgcaaaaaaaaaacacttatagctttttctttttacaatttACTCCTTCAATTATGTAACTAACCTGCAAATCTTAACATTTCATATCAAACCGAAAGAGAAAATTAACcacaataattaattaccttCATGTATGTAAAACATAGATGAAAGAAAACAGTTCTAATAACGAACAGAATTCATGAAAATAGTCTAAATGATTTGCTCGTGCGTAAACGGGTCTGTTTGGCCcattattttgattgtattatCATTCATAACGTCATTACTGTTGCCAAGTCTAGCTTtaataaaagttctttaaaaacaaaatggtaaTAAAACCAGATATAcaaagttatgatttatttataagctaaaattcttgatttttttcttttttcttatcgtatggttagtggtcgacGTGGTGATCGTGGCGCCCATAGCCATTTGCGCTCACTGGTAGGTAAATGATCTGcgagttaagcaaactttggcgcggtcattcgataGATGAGTAAGCGTCTCcgtttgaactgggcgtctccgtgctttgaagggcacgtaaaaagttggtcccggttgttgtcaactaagattcGGGtgccaccaccaccaccaccaacCACCAACCACTTGGCAACCTAGTGCCAAGtggttcaagccacccgaatcTTAAtaaccactaatcatacgataagaagaagaacgCGGTAACAAAGTTGTACAATATGCCTGAAAGCTTTTGGcctgactgttatcttattagacaaaaaaccgggaccgatttACTTGCCCTCCGAAACAAGGTAACGATGACATCCACCTGTGGTATGACTAAGCAATTTGGCTTCCGGTCGGTAAGCGACCTATAGGTAAAGGTCGCTTACTTACCGGTGAGTGCTTATAGTTAAAGGCAAATTTTTAACTTATTAGGTTCTGtggtagtgtatgtgactgctCTTTATGGGTATTAGTATCGATTTCTTGTTTAGGTAAAGTTCAATTGAGTTTTGTATTAGGAACTGTAATAGGACcttagcagtgatagccgagtggtataagttgacacctcccacgccagtggtcccaggttcgaatccgaggcaacacaccaatgacttttcgaagttatgtgtgaattagaaataattatcacatgctccaacggtgaaggataaacatcgtgaggaaaccttgcatgcctaaaatttgtttaatacatttattgagggtatgcaaagtccccaacccgcacttggccaacgtggtggacttaaggcctaatccctccctcattacgggaggagacccttgcccagcagtgggacagtaatgggttaaatttatttatttatactgtaATAGTCGTTTCAATAAAAACGCTCACTTTGATGTGGGTGCGGCATGTAGCAAAAGGCTCTTTTGATTAAAACCATCAATAAATATCCCTAAACGTAACTGGAGTACAAATACTTTACTTTCGGATAACCAAATGTGAAAAAAAACTTAAGCTTAATTCCTAGAAAAATCTAAATTGGCAAAATCACAGTTTATTCACGAAGTATTCTTCGTTCAATAAAAAACGATAGTCCGGTTTTCCGTTTATCTGTCGCAGAtatgaaatactttttaatcGCTAAAACCATCCGTGCCAGTGAGTAAATCTAGATAGAACTTTATTCACGCTTTGATTTAGTTTTCAATGGTCTTGTATAATCCTTTGAATATTGGTTTGCTCTTCCAAGTGCGAGCAAGTAGTATCTAAGAGTAAGTGCAAATAATTGCGATCGAATAgtacaaaaaatagtatttcttGGTTCAGATATcagttatttaaattgtacttacGAGAAATACTTAATTTTGGGTCTCGTCATACtaacattattacaatttacaagCCAATTTGCCCCAACCAGCTGCAATAGGTAGCACCTGTGCTAAAATGTCTggcaataatataatcaatgcaATTTCTTCATtgcattgattatattattgcaCGGCTCTATTTACGAAGGAATTAGATGACCAATAATTGttccaataaaaagtaaaagttaaggctgtattttcttgtttaaaataagcatttttttctAGATGTACGTGTTTGATCGTAAAGACAAAATCACGTTGAT
The genomic region above belongs to Anticarsia gemmatalis isolate Benzon Research Colony breed Stoneville strain chromosome 5, ilAntGemm2 primary, whole genome shotgun sequence and contains:
- the LOC142973296 gene encoding sodium channel protein Nach-like, producing the protein MPSRKVIASIVVSKFKSFCKHSTLHGVYYFYKASSWFIHLLWVLIIALSMGLCCFLGHMIWEKYVIDPTLTVVETTHYPMIKIEFPAVTVCDSEKVFMPKTAEINALLLLRGFNQSEINEFYKSFRDVMYQDYQPEPYVKKMHSVLEDLGYSLNVLLEMFKRPCSDMIIECNWRSRPYNCSDMFRPVHTLAGHCCQFDIPYFKENNDIQANYISGMDSSEALDIVVMRPLELVDPEETHGYAVMYVFDRKDKITLIDSFISLTPESYFDVNVYTWAIDSSDNVKALPLASRKCILDNDLKSVGGFYQDCLSRLILRRVADYCRCLPFDFTFDELGVEEYSPCNWERHICVHQAIGKVQGDIKDIITNSECYQRCDYVQYDNEVEFLKHQRHLNKLSQHTSRVQVHFGQMTCMKYRREILYTWDQMLANLGGIFGLCLGGSIISVIEIFWFIFELIFAISAAYCKKPVAPKEEKNKVFIVSQRDMAGKLTGKIIVDGKYQFMN